TGGCATCGTTTCCCTTGGTTCTGTCTTAATCATCTGGACTCGAATCCAAAATAATGTTGACGTATTCTCAAGAACAGTTTAAGCGAACCGAACCAAACTATAAATCATCTATGTATCAGCATAATTACAGAATTGAGTGTAGCTTACAGCATTGATGACACTCAGTCATGCAggtgaaaaggagaaaaataaaacattctaGCAAGAATTTTGTTCTTTGATCCTAAAAAATATAAGCAGAAGAATAGAGAGATCCAGCAAAGATCCTCTTCCATCAATCGGTTGCCCTGAAAATAGTTAGAATCGAGAGGAAGAGGTTGATGATATCCAAATACAAGGAGACTGCAGCCCAGATGTACTCATCATAGGAGAACCGTTTGATCAAATTATCAGTGTCGTAAATTATGTAACCACAGAATATGAGCGATGCTAAGCATCCATATATCGTCACGGAAATCCTACCAAGCGGAAATAGAATCTGcaaccatatataaaaatgtCAATCCACAGTTAGCAAACCCAAATCTGCAACAAAtacaaagttttcttttttctatttttatgagCGCAACAAATACAAGGTAGACCTGCAGTTGTAAATGATCAAAATCAGCATACCTGAATCATTGCGTACACCATGAGAACAAGCACAGCACCAAACAAGAAGGGGCCAAGAAAGTTGAAATCATGGCCCCTCCTTGCCGCCCAGAATGTGTAGAGAGTGAGACTCACAACTACAACAGCCGTCAGAATGACGGATTCCAAAATAACCTTCCCTGTTCCCGGTGGAAAAAACAAACATCACAAGCtcagaaaaacaaaatgctgcatagaaaaaatctatttgcaaacCTGTCCTACTGATGTGGTAGTGCATCAACTAACATAAAgaaatatttgtgttttgaatttttttaagacTAGAATCAGTAAACAGTGTACTTAAACACTGACCTAAAAGTAAGGTAAGAGAACTCATACCCCATACGCTAAGCTAGATGCCGATCTTTCAAGACGAAAATTCCTTACAGGGAATATGTCATAACATGCAGCAATCGCTCACATTGAAGAGCCTCATCTACTTTATACTAATCTCTAACACCAACATTGCAGCTTATACATGCATGTATGCTAACAACaaccatgaaaaataaaaaacaaagcaacTACTCAAAAACCAACTAAAAAGTTTCTCCGTAATTTATCGCTTTCTGTGTTTGCAAAGGTGCCCTTCCTCCCTTTGTAAACCATAGGACGTTCCTCTTTTACTT
This genomic interval from Juglans microcarpa x Juglans regia isolate MS1-56 chromosome 4D, Jm3101_v1.0, whole genome shotgun sequence contains the following:
- the LOC121260815 gene encoding protein LIFEGUARD 2-like codes for the protein MWGQPYRKTDLEAGARPLYPMMLESPELRWAFIRKIYAILTIQLLATIAVAAVVVSVHPIAYFFVSTGAGLALYIVVIILPFLVLCPLFYYHQKHPLNYLLLGIFTVSLAFVVGLTCAFTSGKVILESVILTAVVVVSLTLYTFWAARRGHDFNFLGPFLFGAVLVLMVYAMIQILFPLGRISVTIYGCLASLIFCGYIIYDTDNLIKRFSYDEYIWAAVSLYLDIINLFLSILTIFRATD